A single region of the Silene latifolia isolate original U9 population chromosome 8, ASM4854445v1, whole genome shotgun sequence genome encodes:
- the LOC141597099 gene encoding uncharacterized protein LOC141597099 — protein MESNPPRFLPTIKHNHLPTQPKDDLPNSTTSLLSFDTHSSPSSTRSHPTKLLLFIAFLLTALAAFALGFALNSDPTNANAAFHRRPLTKLKHPVVLLVSSDGFRFGYQFKAHLPNINRLITNGTEAETGLIPVFPSLTFPNHYSIVTGLYPSYHGIINNYFTDLVTGDHFSMASHEPKWWLGEPLWETVANHGQKAATYFWPGSEVKKGSWDCPVDFCQNYNKSVPFEDRVDTVLSYFDLPVDDIPVFITLYFEDPDHQGHQVGPDDPEITDAVIRIDRMMGKLIEGLEKRGVFEDVTVIMVGDHGMVGTCDKKLIFLDDLAPWVEVPADWVQSYSPLLAIRPPSGISPADVVAKMNEGLQSGKVDNGKHLKVYLKEDLPSRLHYSESYRIPPIIGLPEEGYKIEMTNSNKQECGGAHGYDNAFFSMRTIFIAHGPQFARGRKVPSFENVQIYNLVTSILNIKGADNNGSVAFPQSLLLPES, from the coding sequence ATGGAGTCAAATCCACCTAGATTTCTCCCCACTATCAAACACAATCATCTCCCAACACAACCCAAAGATGATCTCCCAAACTCAACCACTTCCCTCCTCTCATTTGACACTCACTCTTCACCCTCCTCTACCCGCTCTCACCCTACCAAACTCCTCCTCTTCATTGCCTTCCTCCTCACCGCCCTCGCCGCTTTCGCTCTCGGTTTCGCCCTCAATTCCGATCCCACCAATGCCAATGCAGCATTTCATCGCCGCCCCCTCACCAAGCTCAAACACCCAGTAGTCCTCCTTGTTTCCTCTGATGGGTTCCGGTTCGGGTACCAATTCAAAGCTCATTTACCCAATATCAACAGGCTGATCACCAATGGGACCGAAGCCGAAACCGGGTTAATCCCGGTTTTCCCATCTCTTACCTTTCCTAATCATTACTCCATTGTCACAGGTCTGTACCCTTCTTACCATGGTATTATAAACAATTATTTTACTGATCTTGTTACTGGTGATCATTTTTCAATGGCTAGCCATGAACCCAAATGGTGGCTTGGTGAGCCATTGTGGGAGACAGTGGCTAACCACGGTCAGAAAGCTGCAACCTATTTTTGGCCCGGTTCCGAGGTTAAGAAAGGTTCTTGGGATTGTCCTGTTGATTTTTGTCAAAATTATAACAAGTCTGTGCCTTTTGAAGATAGGGTTGATACTGTTCTTAGTTATTTTGATTTGCCAGTTGATGATATTCCTGTTTTTATCACATTGTATTTTGAGGACCCGGATCATCAGGGTCACCAAGTTGGGCCGGATGATCCGGAGATTACAGACGCGGTTATTAGGATTGATCGAATGATGGGAAAGTTGATTGAAGGGTTGGAAAAGAGAGGGGTGTTTGAGGATGTTACTGTTATTATGGTTGGTGATCATGGTATGGTTGGTACTTGTGATAAGAAGTTGATTTTTTTGGATGATTTGGCTCCTTGGGTTGAAGTTCCGGCTGATTGGGTTCAGTCTTATAGTCCTTTGCTTGCCATTCGTCCTCCTTCGGGGATTTCTCCTGCGGATGTTGTGGCGAAGATGAACGAGGGATTGCAGTCCGGGAAGGTTGATAATGGGAAGCATTTGAAGGTTTATCTGAAGGAAGATCTTCCTAGTAGACTGCATTACTCTGAGAGTTATAGAATTCCGCCTATAATTGGGCTTCCGGAAGAGGGTTATAAGATAGAGATGACGAATTCTAACAAGCAGGAATGTGGAGGTGCACACGGGTATGATAATGCCTTCTTTTCCATGAGGACCATTTTCATTGCTCATGGGCCTCAATTCGCGAGGGGACGGAAGGTGCCATCTTTTGAGAATGTCCAAATTTACAATTTGGTCACTTCGATTCTGAACATCAAAGGAGCTGATAATAATGGAAGTGTAGCATTTCCGCAATCTCTCCTCCTTCCTGAATCATGA